In Mesorhizobium sp. 113-3-3, a genomic segment contains:
- a CDS encoding branched-chain amino acid ABC transporter permease: protein MSAVSSSPVIERGTTASRIAAIAVAVIIALLAFAPQVLSAGAVDRMTALFIYVILAAMWNALAGFGGLVSVGQQVFFGLGAYFAIRLADVGLNPFAALFVSAIVVGAVSWPLSLFMLRLRNGEFAIGMWVIAALTHLLVNLDRLVQGETGTSLISLNVYDAGTRRTVIYWLALASMTALLAILFGLLRGSTGAAIRAIRDNEDAAASVGVRVTGTKRLLFVLAAFGIGIAGALWLATSITFQPKTYFNVQWTAYMIFMVLVGGIGTFEGAILGALVFFLIETWFGGTGVWYLVGLGATAVLFSLFLPRGLWGTIEERFGLRLLPVGYRVRLLATAVDGDATPSPQQSTTSREKA, encoded by the coding sequence ATGAGCGCCGTCTCCTCCTCACCGGTCATCGAGCGCGGCACGACGGCGTCGCGGATCGCGGCGATTGCGGTCGCCGTCATCATCGCGCTGCTTGCTTTCGCCCCACAGGTCCTCTCGGCCGGCGCGGTCGACCGCATGACGGCATTGTTCATCTATGTGATCCTGGCGGCGATGTGGAACGCGCTTGCCGGCTTTGGCGGCCTGGTCTCCGTCGGCCAGCAAGTGTTCTTCGGGCTCGGCGCCTATTTCGCCATCCGGTTGGCCGATGTCGGCCTCAACCCCTTTGCCGCGCTTTTCGTCTCGGCGATCGTTGTCGGCGCGGTCTCCTGGCCGCTGTCGCTGTTCATGCTGCGGCTGAGAAACGGCGAGTTCGCCATCGGCATGTGGGTGATCGCGGCGCTGACGCATCTCCTGGTCAATCTCGACCGGCTGGTGCAAGGCGAGACCGGGACGTCGCTGATCTCGCTCAATGTCTACGATGCCGGCACCCGACGGACTGTTATCTACTGGCTGGCGCTGGCGTCGATGACCGCGCTGCTTGCCATTCTGTTCGGCCTGCTGCGCGGCAGCACGGGTGCCGCCATCCGCGCCATCCGCGACAATGAGGATGCCGCCGCCTCGGTCGGCGTGCGCGTCACCGGCACGAAGCGGCTTTTGTTCGTGCTTGCCGCCTTCGGCATCGGCATTGCCGGGGCGCTGTGGCTGGCGACCTCCATCACCTTCCAGCCGAAGACCTACTTCAACGTTCAGTGGACCGCCTACATGATCTTCATGGTGCTGGTCGGCGGCATCGGCACGTTCGAGGGCGCCATTCTCGGTGCACTGGTGTTCTTCCTCATCGAGACCTGGTTCGGCGGCACCGGCGTCTGGTATCTGGTCGGCCTCGGCGCCACGGCGGTGCTGTTCTCGCTGTTCCTGCCGCGCGGCCTGTGGGGGACGATCGAGGAGCGCTTTGGCTTGCGGCTGCTGCCGGTCGGCTACCGCGTCAGGCTTCTGGCCACCGCTGTCGACGGCGACGCGACACCCTCGCCACAACAATCCACGACATCTCGGGAGAAAGCATGA
- a CDS encoding ABC transporter ATP-binding protein, which produces MSLLSVEDLVVRHGLLQAVRGVSFTVERGETLALVGANGAGKTTLLRAIAGAHQPAAGRVLLDGADLTSVPSHRRVGMGIALVPEGRKLFVQMTVEENLLLGRTAGRTGDWSVDKVLEMFPNLKPRRHAKTGHLSGGEQQATAIGRALMSNPDVLLLDEVSLGLSPLIVDRVYAALQGLIASGTTIILVEQDLNRALSVSDRVICMLEGRIALEGPSKAVSRDDVTKAYFGLHRKSPGSVPA; this is translated from the coding sequence ATGAGCCTGTTGTCGGTCGAGGATCTCGTTGTGCGGCATGGCCTCTTACAGGCGGTGCGCGGCGTGAGCTTCACTGTCGAGCGCGGCGAGACTTTGGCGCTGGTCGGCGCCAACGGCGCTGGCAAGACAACGCTGCTCAGGGCAATCGCCGGCGCGCATCAGCCGGCCGCCGGGCGCGTGCTGCTGGACGGAGCCGATCTCACCAGCGTGCCGTCGCACAGGCGCGTCGGCATGGGCATCGCCCTGGTGCCGGAGGGGCGAAAGCTCTTCGTGCAGATGACGGTCGAGGAAAACCTTCTGCTCGGCAGGACAGCCGGCCGGACGGGCGACTGGAGCGTCGACAAGGTACTGGAGATGTTTCCGAACCTGAAGCCGCGCCGGCACGCCAAGACCGGCCATCTCTCGGGCGGCGAGCAGCAGGCGACGGCGATCGGCCGCGCGCTGATGAGCAACCCGGACGTGCTTTTGCTCGATGAGGTTTCGCTCGGCCTGTCGCCGCTGATCGTCGACCGTGTCTATGCGGCCCTGCAGGGGTTGATCGCTTCCGGCACGACCATCATCCTGGTCGAACAGGATCTCAACCGAGCGCTGTCGGTTTCCGACAGGGTGATCTGCATGCTGGAAGGTCGCATCGCGCTCGAAGGGCCGAGCAAGGCAGTGTCGCGCGACGATGTGACGAAGGCCTATTTCGGCCTGCACCGGAAAAGCCCCGGGAGCGTTCCGGCATGA
- a CDS encoding branched-chain amino acid ABC transporter permease, whose protein sequence is MSNQIIQGVLLGGYYALIACGLSFMFSVMRIINLAHGSLAVFAAFALWWLASRFHISPFIGLLIVLPLMAAIGWALQRFLLERSARGGALLPILTTFGLAIVIDNMLFEQFGADTRSLAPYIGSLSYDSWEWPGSIYVGKLAVIMFATAVILLGGLQLFLTRTRLGRSIRATSEDPDTAGLVGVDARRANAIAAAIAMVTVGLAGAFLGMRATFDPYAGAPQLLFAFEAAVIGGAGSLWGTLIGGIVLALAQTLGAQVHPQGFLIGGHAVFLVVLFVRLSTSGLGLRGLLRLPSRSAS, encoded by the coding sequence ATGAGCAATCAGATCATCCAAGGCGTTCTTCTCGGCGGCTACTACGCGCTGATCGCCTGCGGCCTGTCCTTCATGTTTTCGGTGATGCGCATCATCAACCTCGCGCATGGCAGCCTTGCCGTGTTCGCCGCCTTTGCCCTGTGGTGGCTGGCCTCACGGTTCCATATCTCGCCGTTCATCGGCCTGCTCATCGTGCTGCCGCTGATGGCGGCGATCGGCTGGGCGCTGCAGCGCTTCCTGCTCGAGCGCAGCGCGCGCGGCGGTGCGCTGCTGCCGATCCTGACCACGTTTGGCCTCGCCATCGTCATCGACAACATGCTGTTCGAGCAGTTCGGCGCGGACACGCGTTCGCTGGCGCCCTATATCGGCAGCCTGTCCTATGATTCCTGGGAGTGGCCGGGCAGCATCTATGTCGGCAAGCTAGCCGTGATCATGTTCGCCACCGCCGTGATCCTGCTCGGCGGGCTGCAACTGTTCCTCACCCGCACAAGGCTTGGCCGCTCGATCCGTGCCACCTCGGAAGATCCCGACACAGCCGGCCTGGTCGGCGTCGACGCGCGCCGCGCCAATGCTATCGCTGCCGCTATCGCCATGGTGACGGTCGGCCTTGCCGGCGCTTTCCTGGGCATGCGCGCCACCTTCGATCCCTATGCCGGCGCGCCGCAATTGCTGTTCGCCTTCGAAGCGGCGGTTATCGGCGGCGCCGGTTCGCTGTGGGGCACGCTGATCGGCGGCATCGTGCTGGCGCTGGCGCAGACGCTCGGCGCGCAGGTGCATCCGCAAGGCTTTCTGATCGGCGGCCATGCCGTGTTCCTGGTCGTGCTGTTCGTGCGGCTTTCGACCTCCGGCCTCGGCCTGCGCGGCCTGTTGCGTCTGCCTTCCCGGAGCGCGTCATGA
- a CDS encoding coniferyl-alcohol dehydrogenase translates to MLFGKTILITGVASGIGARTAELAGQLGADVIGVDVREPAAAVGSFVKADISSKAGVDELVARLPQRIDALCNVAGLSGNTGAAATLAVNFYGLRALSEALAPKLREGGAVVNVASIAGYGWRANLNRAASMVGIEGFPDVAEVVANHAVKNEEGYPVSKELLLLWTFRAAHQDLFKRRGIRVNAVSPGPVETPILKQFRTVLGDARVDSDIARVGRAGTSGDIAPVVLFLCSDGARWVNGANVPVDGGLEASINAEVLGF, encoded by the coding sequence ATGCTTTTCGGCAAGACGATCCTCATCACCGGCGTCGCTTCCGGCATTGGCGCGCGCACGGCGGAACTTGCCGGCCAGCTTGGCGCCGATGTCATTGGCGTCGATGTGCGCGAGCCGGCGGCAGCGGTGGGCAGTTTCGTCAAGGCCGATATCTCGTCGAAGGCCGGCGTCGACGAACTGGTCGCACGCCTGCCGCAGCGCATCGATGCGCTCTGCAATGTCGCCGGCCTTTCCGGCAACACCGGCGCGGCAGCGACGCTGGCCGTCAATTTCTACGGCCTGCGGGCACTTTCGGAGGCATTGGCGCCAAAACTTCGTGAAGGCGGCGCCGTCGTCAACGTCGCCTCTATCGCCGGCTATGGCTGGCGCGCCAATCTTAACCGTGCGGCCTCGATGGTCGGCATCGAGGGTTTTCCCGATGTCGCTGAGGTGGTCGCCAATCACGCGGTCAAGAACGAGGAAGGCTATCCCGTCTCGAAGGAACTGCTGTTGCTGTGGACCTTTCGCGCGGCGCACCAGGACCTGTTCAAACGCCGTGGCATTCGCGTCAATGCGGTGAGCCCGGGACCGGTCGAGACGCCGATCCTGAAGCAGTTCCGCACCGTGCTTGGCGATGCCCGCGTCGACAGCGACATTGCCAGGGTCGGACGGGCCGGCACATCCGGCGACATAGCGCCTGTCGTACTGTTCCTGTGTTCGGACGGCGCGCGCTGGGTCAACGGCGCCAATGTGCCGGTCGACGGCGGCCTCGAAGCATCTATCAACGCCGAAGTGCTCGGCTTCTAA
- a CDS encoding ABC transporter ATP-binding protein: protein MVTHPQQQAVLTAAGIHKRFGALVVLDAVDFTMSADEAVGIVGPNGAGKTTLLSVLAGAFPPSSGTVRFKGGDVTALPATQRCRLGLVRTHQVPKPFSGMTTFENVFVAASHGAGLARDEAYEEALGSLKLCGMLGVANRRAETLGLLDRKRLELARALAARPTLLLLDEIGGGLTDGEAGELVDTIKELRRRKIGIVWIEHIVHILLQVAERLICMDAGKIIADGDPQAVMADPEVVRAYLGGGPK, encoded by the coding sequence CTGGTGACCCATCCGCAACAACAGGCTGTTCTCACCGCTGCCGGTATCCACAAGCGCTTCGGCGCGCTTGTGGTGCTGGATGCGGTCGACTTCACCATGTCGGCCGACGAAGCGGTCGGCATTGTCGGCCCGAACGGCGCCGGCAAGACGACGCTGCTCAGCGTGCTCGCGGGTGCCTTTCCACCGAGCTCAGGCACGGTCCGCTTCAAGGGTGGTGACGTGACGGCGCTGCCGGCGACGCAGCGCTGCCGGCTTGGGCTGGTGCGCACGCACCAGGTGCCCAAACCATTCAGCGGCATGACCACATTCGAGAATGTCTTCGTCGCCGCCTCGCATGGCGCCGGCCTTGCCCGCGATGAAGCCTATGAAGAGGCGCTCGGCTCGCTGAAACTGTGCGGCATGCTCGGTGTCGCCAACCGCCGCGCCGAAACGCTCGGCCTGCTCGACCGCAAGCGGCTGGAACTGGCGCGCGCGCTTGCGGCAAGGCCGACGCTGCTGTTGCTCGACGAGATCGGCGGCGGCCTGACCGACGGCGAGGCCGGCGAGCTTGTCGACACGATCAAGGAATTGCGCCGGCGCAAGATCGGCATCGTGTGGATCGAGCACATCGTCCATATCCTGCTGCAGGTCGCCGAGCGGCTGATCTGCATGGACGCTGGGAAAATCATCGCCGACGGCGATCCGCAGGCCGTCATGGCCGATCCGGAGGTCGTGCGCGCCTATCTCGGCGGAGGCCCGAAATGA